The following are encoded together in the Mesoplodon densirostris isolate mMesDen1 chromosome 2, mMesDen1 primary haplotype, whole genome shotgun sequence genome:
- the TADA1 gene encoding transcriptional adapter 1, whose product MATFVSELEAAKKNLSEALGDNVKQYWANLKLWFKQKISKEEFDLEAHRLLTQDNVHSHNDFLLAILTRCQILVSTPEGAGSLPWTGGSAAKPGKPKGKKKLSSVRQKFDHRFQPQNPLSGAQQFVAKDPQDDDDLKLCSHTMMLPTRGQLEGRMIVTAYEHGLDNVTEEAVSAVVYAVENHLKDILTSVVSRRKAYRLRDGHFKYAFGSNVTPQPYLKNSVVAYNNLIESPPASSAPCAGQNPASHLPPDDAEQQAALLLACSGDTLPTSLPPVNMYDLFEALQVHREVIPTHTVYALNIERIIMKLWHPNHEEVQQDKVHCQRLAAKEGLLLC is encoded by the exons ATGGCGACCTTTGTGAGCGAGCTGGAGGCGGCCAAGAAGAACTTGAGCGAGGCCCTGGGGGACAACGTGAAACA ATACTGGGCTAACTTAAAGTTGTGGTTCAAGCAGAAGATCAGCAAAGAAGAGTTTGACCTTGAAGCTCATAGACTTCTCACACAGGATAATG TCCATTCTCACAACGATTTCCTCCTGGCTATTCTCACGCGTTGTCAGATTTTGGTGTCTACACCAG AGGGTGCTGGATCTTTACCCTGGACAGGGGGTTCTGCAGCCAAACCTGGAAaaccaaagggaaagaaaaagcttTCTTCTGTTCGTCAGAAATTTGAT CATAGATTCCAGCCTCAAAATCCTCTCTCGGGAGCCCAGCAGTTTGTGGCCAAGGATCCCCAAGATGATGATGACTTGAAACTTTGTTCCCACACAATGATGCTTCCCACTCGGGGTCAGCTTGAAGGGAGAATGATAGTGACTGCTTACGAGCATGGGCTGGACAACGTCACCGAGGAGGCTGTCTCAGCTGTGGTCTATGCAGTGGAG aATCACCTTAAAGATATATTGACATCAGTTGTGTCAAGAAGGAAAGCTTATCGATTACGTGATGGTCATTTTAAATATGCCTTTGGTAGTAATGTGACTCCACAGCCATACCTGAAGAACAGCGTAGTAGCTTACAACAACTTAATAGAAAG CCCTCCAGCCTCTTCTGCTCCTTGTGCTGGTCAGAATCCAGCGTCTCACCTGCCCCCTGACGACGCTGAGCAGCAGGCTGCACTCCTGCTGGCGTGCTCGGGGGACACGCTGCCCACGTCTTTGCCTCCAGTGAACATGTACGACCTTTTTGAAGCTTTGCAG GTACACAGGGAAGTCATTCCTACACACACTGTATATGCTCTCAACATTGAAAGGATCATTATGAAACTCTGGCATCCAAATCATGAAGAGGTGCAGCAAGACAAAGTCCACTGCCAGCGCTTGGCAGCCAAGGAGGGGCTTTTGCTCTGCTGA